A genomic window from Armatimonadota bacterium includes:
- a CDS encoding 3-oxoacyl-ACP reductase family protein — protein MMEFVGKVVLVTGGSRGIGRAVAAAFAQAGAAVAVAYHRSRTEAEGVAQALRRAGRRALAIQADVSRAGQVADLVRRIQEEWGRLDVLVNNAGILRRSPLDGLTLQEWQEVLDTNLTGAMLCAQAAAPLLRASRGSIVNVASIRGLIGGTSPAYAASKGGLVAFTKTLARTLAPEVRVNAVAPGFVDTDLNAHLTVEDRERITGQIPLGRFAEPEEIAAAVVFLASPRAAYITGQTLVVDGGLTMW, from the coding sequence ATGATGGAGTTCGTCGGTAAAGTGGTCCTGGTGACCGGGGGAAGTCGCGGCATCGGCCGGGCCGTCGCCGCGGCCTTCGCCCAGGCAGGAGCCGCCGTGGCCGTCGCCTACCACCGGAGCAGGACCGAGGCGGAAGGCGTCGCCCAGGCGCTGCGCAGGGCCGGCCGCCGGGCACTGGCCATCCAGGCCGACGTCTCGCGCGCGGGACAGGTGGCGGACCTCGTCCGTCGGATCCAGGAGGAGTGGGGACGGCTGGACGTTCTGGTCAACAACGCCGGGATCCTCAGGCGCAGCCCGCTGGACGGGCTCACGCTCCAGGAGTGGCAGGAGGTCCTCGACACCAACCTCACAGGGGCGATGCTGTGCGCGCAGGCCGCCGCCCCCTTGCTGCGGGCCAGCCGGGGGAGCATTGTGAACGTGGCCAGCATCCGCGGCCTGATCGGCGGCACCTCCCCGGCCTACGCCGCCAGCAAGGGCGGCCTGGTCGCCTTCACGAAGACGCTGGCCCGCACCCTGGCCCCCGAGGTCCGCGTCAACGCCGTCGCCCCCGGCTTCGTGGACACCGACCTGAACGCGCACCTCACCGTGGAGGACCGCGAGAGGATCACCGGACAGATTCCCCTCGGCCGGTTCGCCGAACCGGAGGAGATCGCCGCAGCCGTGGTCTTCCTGGCCTCGCCCCGCGCCGCCTACATCACCGGGCAGACCCTCGTGGTGGACGGCGGGCTCACTATGTGGTAG
- a CDS encoding metal-dependent transcriptional regulator translates to MLTRSVEDYLKTIYRLQRKEAGVTTNALAAEMAVSPASASNMIKKLAQLRLVEHAPYRGVVLTATGEKVALEVIRHHRLLELYLSQALGVSLERVHQEADRLEHVLSEELEERIAASLGEPTHDPHGDPIPGRDGTVAEAHYPLLSDLRAGQGGTIVRVSDRNPEVLRDLAGAGLLPGTEVRVLQVAADGGLRVRTEGAEQDLSRRLADAVHVAASPAALTPDHAS, encoded by the coding sequence ATGCTCACCCGTTCCGTCGAGGACTACCTCAAGACGATCTACCGGCTCCAGCGGAAGGAGGCGGGGGTCACCACCAATGCCCTGGCCGCGGAGATGGCGGTCTCCCCCGCGTCCGCCTCCAACATGATCAAGAAGCTGGCCCAGCTCCGCCTGGTCGAGCACGCGCCGTACCGCGGCGTGGTGCTGACGGCGACGGGGGAGAAGGTGGCCCTGGAGGTCATCCGCCATCACCGGCTGCTGGAGCTCTACCTGTCCCAGGCGCTCGGGGTCAGCCTGGAGCGCGTCCACCAGGAAGCGGACCGCCTGGAACATGTCCTCTCCGAGGAGTTGGAAGAGCGGATCGCCGCCTCCCTGGGGGAGCCGACCCACGATCCCCACGGCGATCCCATCCCCGGCCGCGACGGGACGGTGGCCGAGGCGCACTATCCCCTCCTCTCCGACCTGCGGGCGGGGCAGGGCGGCACCATCGTGCGCGTGAGCGACCGCAATCCGGAGGTCCTGCGCGATCTGGCCGGGGCGGGGTTGCTTCCGGGGACCGAAGTGCGCGTGCTGCAGGTCGCCGCCGACGGCGGCCTGCGGGTGCGCACCGAGGGCGCGGAGCAGGACCTCAGTCGGCGTTTGGCCGACGCTGTGCACGTCGCGGCGTCGCCGGCCGCCTTGACCCCGGACCACGCTTCGTAG
- a CDS encoding glutamine amidotransferase: MELRICHLYPDLLNLYGDRGNLMTLAVRARRRGLEVRIDECRLGDPLRPDVYDLYFIGGGEDRQQRLAAEDLQGKKAALREAAAREAVILAVCGGYQLLGHYYRPSEGADLPGIGLLDLTTHHPGPGAPRLIGNIVIRCPLLGGATLVGFENHGGRTRLGPGARPLGEVLSGFGNNGVDGTEGAVVGQVYGTYLHGPLLPKNPRFADHLIAASLRPRYGEVRLLPLDDALETQAHTAAIARAARR, translated from the coding sequence ATGGAACTGCGCATCTGCCACCTGTACCCCGACCTGTTGAACCTCTACGGCGACCGGGGGAACCTGATGACCCTCGCCGTCCGCGCCCGGCGGCGCGGCCTCGAGGTGCGCATCGATGAGTGTCGGCTGGGGGACCCGCTGCGGCCCGACGTTTACGATCTGTACTTCATCGGCGGCGGCGAGGACCGCCAGCAGCGGCTGGCCGCCGAGGATCTCCAGGGCAAGAAGGCCGCGCTCAGGGAGGCTGCGGCCCGGGAGGCCGTCATCCTCGCCGTCTGCGGCGGGTACCAGTTGCTGGGGCACTACTACCGTCCGTCGGAGGGCGCCGACCTGCCGGGGATCGGCCTGTTGGATCTGACCACGCACCATCCCGGGCCGGGGGCCCCCCGGTTGATCGGGAACATTGTGATTCGGTGTCCCCTGCTCGGCGGAGCGACGCTCGTGGGGTTCGAGAACCATGGCGGGCGCACCAGGCTCGGGCCCGGCGCCCGGCCGCTTGGGGAAGTGCTGTCGGGGTTCGGAAACAACGGCGTCGATGGCACCGAGGGCGCCGTGGTCGGACAGGTCTACGGCACGTACCTGCACGGTCCGCTGCTGCCGAAGAATCCCCGTTTCGCGGATCACCTGATCGCCGCGTCGCTGCGACCCCGCTACGGCGAGGTCCGGCTCCTCCCCCTCGACGATGCCCTCGAGACCCAGGCCCACACCGCCGCGATCGCCCGCGCCGCCCGCCGGTGA
- a CDS encoding bifunctional nuclease family protein, with the protein MSLIHMKVRGVALDQQMNPVVLLVDQAETMALPIWIGQAEATAIAMELQSVKPPRPMTHDLLRSVLQQLSVAVLRVVVTEVREATYFAEIHLAKNGTPLVIDSRPSDAIALALRAEAPIFVSESVANQAIQLKKPLDQEMDEFRKFLESVKPSDFKGTVH; encoded by the coding sequence ATGAGCTTGATCCACATGAAGGTGCGCGGAGTCGCGCTCGACCAGCAGATGAACCCGGTGGTCTTGCTGGTGGACCAGGCCGAAACGATGGCCTTACCCATCTGGATCGGCCAGGCCGAGGCCACAGCGATCGCCATGGAGCTGCAGAGCGTGAAGCCTCCGCGGCCGATGACCCATGATCTCCTTCGCTCCGTGCTCCAGCAGCTTTCCGTCGCGGTACTCCGGGTCGTGGTCACCGAGGTCAGAGAAGCCACCTACTTTGCGGAGATCCACCTGGCTAAGAACGGGACGCCCCTGGTGATCGACTCCCGCCCCAGCGACGCCATCGCCCTGGCCCTGCGGGCGGAGGCGCCGATCTTCGTGTCGGAGAGCGTGGCCAACCAGGCCATCCAGCTCAAGAAGCCGCTCGACCAGGAGATGGACGAGTTTCGCAAGTTCCTGGAGTCCGTGAAGCCCTCGGACTTCAAGGGCACCGTCCACTGA
- a CDS encoding Mur ligase family protein, producing the protein MTDLRLAAAIAAGKTTAALSRFLGAGGGTTMPGRVARGLLPDVTSRLARRLARGTIVVTGTNGKTTTSRLISHILGLAGLVSVHNRAGANLAAGITAALVQQADVLGAVRADVGVFEVDEATLPLLRPHLRPRVVVLTNLFRDQLDRYGEIDIIGARWRAALEELGPQGVVVFNADDPLVTEVAAAHAGVRVPYGIEDVGCGLDTLEHTADSRYCYRCGVPYRYVVVYFGHMGVYRCPQCARARPAPAVAAEEVRIRGIEGTAFLLRTPEGEARVQTRLPGVYNIHNVLAAAACCRSLEIPPATVARGIVTFAPAFGRAERVQVGKTEAVLLLAKNPAGFNEVLRTMLRAGGRVALIAINDLTADGRDISWLWDVDFEMLAGRVDRVVVSGIRAEEMALRLKYAGVDSPAVRLEKELARALDTAADLADGRTLYILPTYTAMLQLRRVLQRRGAVRGFWED; encoded by the coding sequence GTGACGGACCTTCGTCTGGCCGCCGCCATCGCTGCCGGAAAAACCACCGCCGCCCTCTCCCGGTTCCTGGGAGCCGGCGGGGGAACCACGATGCCCGGCCGGGTGGCGCGCGGCCTGCTCCCCGACGTCACGTCACGTCTGGCCCGGCGCCTGGCCCGGGGCACGATCGTCGTGACCGGGACCAACGGCAAGACGACGACCTCCCGCCTCATCAGCCACATCCTCGGGCTGGCCGGACTGGTTTCGGTGCACAACCGCGCCGGAGCCAACCTGGCTGCGGGGATCACCGCCGCGCTGGTGCAGCAGGCCGATGTGCTCGGCGCCGTCCGGGCCGATGTGGGCGTCTTTGAGGTGGACGAGGCCACGCTCCCTCTCCTCCGCCCGCACCTGCGCCCTCGGGTCGTGGTGCTGACCAACCTGTTCCGCGACCAGCTGGACCGCTACGGGGAGATCGACATCATCGGCGCGCGCTGGCGCGCCGCCCTGGAGGAGTTGGGGCCGCAGGGGGTGGTCGTCTTCAACGCCGACGACCCCCTGGTGACGGAGGTCGCGGCGGCGCACGCCGGCGTGCGCGTGCCCTACGGGATCGAAGATGTCGGCTGCGGGCTGGATACCCTGGAGCACACGGCCGACTCGCGATACTGCTACCGGTGCGGGGTGCCCTACCGGTACGTCGTGGTCTACTTCGGCCACATGGGCGTCTACCGCTGCCCGCAGTGCGCTCGCGCGCGGCCTGCGCCGGCTGTGGCCGCGGAGGAGGTCCGGATCCGGGGGATCGAGGGGACGGCGTTTCTCCTGCGCACCCCGGAAGGCGAAGCCCGCGTCCAGACCAGGCTTCCCGGCGTGTACAACATCCACAACGTGCTCGCCGCGGCGGCCTGCTGCCGATCCCTGGAGATCCCGCCGGCGACGGTCGCCCGCGGGATTGTCACCTTCGCGCCGGCCTTCGGCCGGGCCGAACGCGTGCAGGTGGGGAAGACCGAGGCGGTGCTGCTCCTGGCGAAGAACCCGGCAGGGTTCAATGAGGTCCTGCGCACCATGCTCCGGGCCGGGGGACGCGTCGCGCTGATCGCAATCAACGATCTCACCGCCGACGGCCGAGACATCTCCTGGTTGTGGGATGTCGATTTCGAGATGCTCGCCGGCCGGGTCGATCGGGTCGTCGTCTCGGGAATCCGCGCCGAGGAGATGGCGCTGCGGCTGAAGTACGCCGGGGTCGATTCCCCCGCGGTGCGTCTGGAGAAGGAGTTGGCCCGCGCGCTGGACACCGCGGCGGATCTCGCCGACGGCCGGACGCTGTACATCCTGCCCACGTACACGGCGATGCTCCAGCTGCGACGGGTGCTCCAGCGGCGGGGTGCGGTGCGGGGGTTCTGGGAGGATTGA
- a CDS encoding multicopper oxidase domain-containing protein, whose amino-acid sequence MAAPPHLSVHGGNATVGEVDLRRLGFDPMQYLTRFDWGKVTTLPDGRTLREYTIVASEREIEIAPGIFFPAWVFNGAVPGPTLRAREGDLMRVKLINASRHPHTLHFHGFHKAEMDGVPGIGKGDVLPGETFTYEFEASPFGLHLYHCHSLPLKRHIHKGLYGTFIVDPKRGRPPARELVMMMNAFDTNFDDENEVYAVNTAAFYYARHPIPVKRNELVRIYLVNVTEFDPVNSIHIHGNFFHVYRTGTQLRPTEFTDTIMLCQAERAILEMRFPFAGRFMFHAHQTEFTELGWMGMFEVTDDGVV is encoded by the coding sequence GTGGCCGCTCCACCCCACCTGTCGGTCCACGGCGGCAACGCCACGGTGGGCGAGGTGGACCTCAGGCGGCTGGGCTTCGACCCGATGCAGTACCTGACCCGGTTCGACTGGGGCAAGGTCACTACGTTGCCCGACGGCCGCACCCTCCGCGAGTACACCATCGTCGCCTCGGAGCGGGAGATCGAGATCGCCCCCGGGATCTTCTTCCCCGCCTGGGTGTTCAACGGCGCGGTCCCCGGCCCGACCCTCCGGGCCAGGGAGGGGGATCTGATGCGCGTCAAGCTGATCAACGCCAGCCGGCATCCCCACACGCTGCACTTTCACGGGTTCCACAAGGCGGAGATGGACGGGGTGCCGGGCATCGGGAAGGGCGACGTCCTTCCGGGGGAGACCTTCACCTACGAGTTCGAGGCCTCCCCCTTCGGCCTCCATCTGTACCACTGCCATTCCCTGCCCCTCAAGCGCCACATCCACAAGGGCCTCTACGGCACGTTCATCGTCGATCCCAAGCGGGGCCGACCGCCGGCGCGGGAGCTGGTCATGATGATGAACGCCTTCGACACCAACTTTGACGACGAGAACGAGGTCTATGCGGTCAACACCGCAGCCTTCTACTACGCCAGACACCCCATCCCGGTGAAGCGCAACGAACTGGTGCGCATCTACCTGGTCAACGTCACAGAGTTCGACCCCGTCAACTCCATCCATATCCACGGCAACTTCTTCCACGTCTACCGCACCGGCACGCAGCTGCGGCCCACGGAGTTCACGGACACCATCATGCTGTGCCAGGCCGAACGCGCCATCCTCGAGATGCGCTTCCCCTTCGCCGGCCGGTTCATGTTCCACGCCCACCAGACGGAGTTCACCGAGCTCGGCTGGATGGGGATGTTCGAGGTGACCGACGATGGCGTCGTCTAG
- a CDS encoding DUF444 family protein: MPPSRAMRIHRGRIAQHKHDTLLREYLKQHLNELIQQKELVVDGRVKTQIATLDLPTLKFGEESAVLARGGGAGAGGGSGQAGGEEMQVLGGLLGGDHHGKEMKVELDFDEFVRLAQEVLLDEIHLPVFADAATGGEAEALDLPELYDLDRIGLRPDLNLEETMLAALQRNLRERGVGDYEVELAQDGWYFVEDPTDYRNHRSVEVYVLDISGSMRGEYLSLVRKTIFVLWHYLERRYPTNLRRYVVFQDVAEEKTRDEFFCVESSGGTHISAGFEKAVQLLQGVTEHDKFLFLFTDGETSSGDFDLAKRRFAEALERFDLVCYGHVNPGGRGVGGFSEYVQEAAGRRGRVLFSNLVDVDAIRKTAAEFLRFFAEERERRRGALSRRH; encoded by the coding sequence GTGCCCCCGTCCCGCGCCATGCGCATCCACCGGGGGCGCATCGCCCAGCACAAACACGACACGCTCCTGCGCGAATACCTCAAGCAGCATCTCAACGAGCTCATCCAACAGAAGGAGCTCGTGGTTGACGGGCGGGTGAAGACCCAGATCGCCACGCTGGACCTGCCGACGTTGAAGTTTGGGGAGGAGAGCGCGGTGCTGGCCCGCGGCGGCGGCGCCGGGGCCGGCGGGGGGAGCGGCCAGGCCGGCGGGGAGGAGATGCAGGTTCTGGGCGGGCTGCTGGGCGGGGACCACCACGGCAAGGAGATGAAGGTGGAGCTGGACTTCGACGAGTTCGTCCGCCTGGCCCAGGAGGTGCTGCTGGACGAGATCCACCTGCCTGTCTTTGCCGATGCCGCCACCGGCGGGGAAGCGGAGGCGCTGGATCTTCCGGAACTGTACGATCTCGACCGCATCGGCCTGCGTCCCGACCTGAACCTGGAGGAGACGATGCTGGCCGCTTTGCAGCGCAATCTCCGGGAGCGGGGCGTCGGCGACTACGAGGTCGAGCTGGCCCAGGACGGCTGGTACTTCGTGGAGGATCCCACCGACTACCGGAACCACCGCTCCGTCGAGGTCTACGTCCTGGACATCTCCGGCTCCATGCGCGGGGAGTACCTCTCCCTGGTGCGGAAGACGATTTTCGTGCTGTGGCACTACCTGGAGCGCCGCTACCCCACCAACCTCCGGCGGTACGTCGTCTTCCAGGATGTGGCCGAGGAGAAGACGCGCGACGAGTTTTTCTGCGTCGAGAGCAGCGGCGGGACCCACATCTCCGCCGGGTTTGAGAAGGCCGTGCAGCTCCTCCAGGGCGTCACCGAGCACGACAAATTCCTGTTCCTCTTCACGGACGGCGAGACGTCGTCGGGCGACTTTGATCTGGCCAAGCGCCGGTTCGCCGAGGCCCTGGAGCGGTTCGACCTGGTCTGCTACGGGCACGTCAACCCGGGCGGCCGCGGGGTGGGCGGCTTTTCGGAGTACGTGCAGGAGGCCGCGGGGCGGCGGGGCCGCGTCCTGTTCAGCAACCTGGTGGACGTCGACGCCATCCGCAAGACGGCGGCCGAATTCCTGAGGTTTTTCGCCGAGGAACGTGAGCGGCGGCGTGGAGCCCTATCGCGGCGTCATTGA
- a CDS encoding metal transporter: MASSRRQATLIWAVLPLILLAVLVIVLLRVGPLGVFQAAFPPVEELTVARVALSPGQMVVHVTNGGPQPVTIAQVLVDGAYWQFTIVPGATVPRLGRATITLAYPWVEGEAHHLKLLTSTGVAFEHTVEVATASPRVDPRYLLTFTLLGVYVGVIPVFLGLLWLPFIRDLDQRWVSFFLALTAGLLLFLGVDALEDALEAAGGLPPAFQGPALVLLGILAAALFLVWVSRRLVQAEGVRRRFALALLVALGIGLHNLGEGLAIGAAYSLGKVALGTFLVIGFAVHNTTEGLAIVAPIARDHVTLGRLTGLGALAGLPTILGTWVGGLSYSPVLAVLFLALGAGAIFQVVYEIVRMMVAEGRRPAFGYQLAGFGAGLLVMYLTGLFVAA, translated from the coding sequence ATGGCGTCGTCTAGACGGCAGGCGACCCTGATCTGGGCGGTCCTGCCGCTGATCCTCCTCGCCGTCCTGGTCATCGTGCTGTTGCGGGTCGGGCCGCTGGGAGTGTTCCAGGCCGCTTTCCCGCCCGTCGAAGAACTGACCGTCGCTCGGGTCGCGCTCAGCCCGGGGCAGATGGTGGTCCATGTGACCAACGGCGGGCCGCAGCCGGTCACCATCGCCCAGGTCCTCGTGGACGGGGCGTACTGGCAGTTCACCATCGTCCCCGGAGCCACGGTGCCGCGGCTGGGCAGGGCCACCATCACCCTGGCCTATCCCTGGGTGGAAGGAGAAGCCCACCATCTGAAGCTGCTCACCTCCACCGGCGTGGCGTTCGAGCACACTGTGGAAGTGGCGACGGCCAGTCCGCGCGTGGACCCCCGCTACCTGCTCACCTTCACGCTCCTCGGCGTCTATGTGGGGGTTATCCCGGTCTTCCTCGGCCTGCTGTGGCTGCCCTTCATCCGGGACCTGGACCAGCGGTGGGTGTCCTTCTTCCTGGCGCTGACCGCCGGGTTGCTGCTGTTTCTTGGCGTGGACGCGCTGGAGGATGCGCTCGAGGCCGCGGGCGGCCTCCCGCCGGCCTTCCAGGGGCCGGCCCTCGTCCTGCTGGGGATCCTCGCCGCGGCGCTGTTCCTGGTCTGGGTCAGCCGGCGCCTGGTGCAGGCCGAGGGCGTCCGTCGGCGCTTCGCCCTGGCCCTCCTCGTCGCCCTGGGGATCGGCCTGCACAACCTCGGGGAGGGGCTGGCCATCGGCGCGGCCTACAGTCTGGGCAAGGTGGCGCTGGGCACCTTCCTCGTCATCGGGTTCGCCGTCCACAATACCACCGAAGGGCTGGCCATCGTCGCGCCCATCGCCCGCGACCACGTGACGCTGGGACGGCTGACCGGGCTGGGCGCGCTGGCCGGCCTGCCCACGATCCTGGGGACCTGGGTCGGCGGCCTGAGCTATTCGCCGGTGCTGGCCGTGCTGTTCCTGGCCCTCGGCGCGGGCGCGATCTTCCAGGTCGTCTACGAGATCGTCAGGATGATGGTCGCCGAAGGGCGCCGTCCGGCTTTCGGGTATCAGCTCGCCGGGTTCGGGGCGGGTCTGCTGGTGATGTATCTGACCGGGTTGTTCGTGGCGGCCTGA
- a CDS encoding MFS transporter, with the protein MRPSTPSRIKRPSTGPEGRIARWRGLPLRVAFVIGLAELGFATIIPLLPLYLTERLGASVKMVGMVVAAFALVETVMKTAWGSLADRVGRRPMIIGGLLLSSLTPFAMSLLRTPWLFVPLRLLDGGGSSALWPAAAAVIADTTPPHQRAAAMGTLNMFFLSGLALGPSLGLYAVALSGTYAAGFYLAGVVLFAAALISGVALRGLGATHLMAPPRPPARTEEIGYHGAAPNPRLEEVVESARRYPLFLSMLVVAFLQMFGAGLLAPILVIYARRVVGLSEHVIGTLFLLLLLSVAAASVPSGRLADRWGKLRSMAWGMALASLGMWILPVSPVLSVLVAAAFVLGVGYALAAPAWHAMVSEIAPPGRTAFALGTFQTAQGLGLVLGPLLGGLLWDEMGSSAPFVGAAVLLSLGTILLLVAARRAGSTAPAGPR; encoded by the coding sequence GTGAGGCCCTCGACCCCCAGCCGTATCAAACGGCCGTCCACCGGGCCCGAAGGGCGCATCGCCCGGTGGCGCGGCCTCCCCCTCCGCGTCGCCTTTGTCATCGGTCTGGCCGAACTGGGGTTCGCCACCATTATCCCGCTGCTGCCGCTGTACCTGACGGAACGCCTGGGGGCGAGTGTCAAGATGGTCGGCATGGTCGTGGCCGCCTTTGCCCTGGTGGAGACCGTTATGAAGACCGCCTGGGGGTCGCTCGCCGATCGGGTGGGGCGCCGGCCGATGATCATCGGAGGCCTGCTGCTCAGCAGCCTGACGCCCTTCGCCATGTCTCTGCTGCGCACCCCCTGGCTGTTTGTGCCGCTGCGCCTCCTCGACGGCGGCGGTTCGTCGGCCCTGTGGCCGGCCGCGGCCGCCGTCATCGCCGATACGACACCGCCCCACCAGCGCGCCGCGGCCATGGGCACCCTGAACATGTTCTTCCTGAGCGGGCTGGCGCTGGGACCCTCCCTGGGCCTGTACGCCGTCGCCCTGTCGGGGACGTACGCGGCCGGGTTCTACCTGGCCGGGGTCGTGCTGTTCGCCGCGGCCCTGATCTCGGGCGTTGCGCTGCGCGGGCTGGGTGCCACCCACCTGATGGCCCCGCCCCGCCCGCCGGCGCGGACGGAGGAGATCGGCTATCACGGCGCCGCTCCCAATCCCCGCCTGGAGGAGGTCGTGGAGAGCGCGCGGCGCTATCCCCTGTTCCTGAGCATGCTGGTCGTGGCCTTCCTGCAGATGTTCGGCGCCGGTCTGCTGGCGCCGATCCTGGTCATCTATGCCAGACGGGTGGTCGGGCTGTCCGAGCACGTCATCGGCACGCTGTTCCTCCTCCTCCTGTTGAGCGTCGCGGCGGCCTCGGTGCCCTCGGGCCGTCTGGCCGACCGGTGGGGGAAGCTGCGCTCGATGGCGTGGGGGATGGCCCTGGCGTCGCTGGGGATGTGGATCCTTCCCGTCTCGCCGGTGCTTTCCGTCCTGGTCGCGGCCGCCTTCGTCCTGGGCGTGGGGTATGCCCTGGCCGCTCCGGCCTGGCATGCCATGGTCAGCGAGATCGCCCCGCCCGGGCGCACCGCCTTCGCCCTGGGCACCTTCCAGACGGCGCAGGGCCTCGGGCTTGTGCTCGGTCCGCTGCTGGGCGGCCTGCTGTGGGACGAGATGGGCTCCAGTGCGCCCTTCGTCGGGGCCGCCGTCCTGCTCAGTCTGGGGACGATCCTGCTCCTGGTCGCGGCGCGGCGGGCGGGCTCGACCGCACCAGCAGGACCGCGCTGA
- a CDS encoding SpoVR family protein: protein MEPYRGVIDRIEGLARERGLSFDPVVFRLTDSDELAEVASMGLPNRFIHWYWGGAYKELTLQQNKEVFSILELVLNTNPSYAFLRGSNTYLQNVLVIAHVFGHVDFFKNNHWYRKSNKNMLNEAELHARTIRKYEATYGRERVEPLLDAVLTVSRTVNAFERNPAARRRLLIYALEERAPLEEWERHILAMIREEAEYFDLIQRTHIINEGWATFVEAELLREVLTSREWASVGVQLCNRPAPYTIGYALFQRVKNDRGFDRALEIRTYYEDIRLIDEVLTEEMVRALDIFVYDPKEKQKSYDLQRVKEMLITQKLFKGEPYIEVEPGPHQRELVLVHRDEERKLDSKRVGLFLKAVYLLWRNPVRLRANGKLYTYDRRGFSTT, encoded by the coding sequence GTGGAGCCCTATCGCGGCGTCATTGACCGCATCGAGGGGCTGGCCCGGGAGCGCGGCCTCTCCTTCGACCCGGTGGTCTTCCGCCTCACAGACAGCGACGAGCTGGCCGAGGTGGCCAGCATGGGCCTGCCCAACCGGTTCATCCACTGGTACTGGGGCGGGGCCTACAAGGAGCTGACCCTCCAGCAGAACAAGGAGGTCTTCAGCATCCTGGAGCTGGTCCTGAACACGAATCCCAGCTACGCCTTCCTGCGCGGCAGCAACACCTACCTCCAGAACGTCCTGGTCATCGCCCATGTCTTCGGCCACGTGGACTTCTTCAAGAACAACCACTGGTACCGCAAGTCCAACAAGAACATGCTCAACGAGGCCGAGCTCCACGCCCGAACCATCCGGAAGTACGAGGCCACCTACGGCCGGGAGCGTGTTGAGCCGCTGCTGGACGCCGTGCTGACCGTCTCCCGCACCGTGAACGCCTTCGAGCGCAACCCGGCGGCGCGGCGCAGACTCCTCATCTACGCCCTGGAGGAGCGGGCCCCGCTGGAGGAGTGGGAGCGGCACATCCTGGCCATGATCCGCGAGGAGGCGGAATACTTCGACCTGATCCAGCGAACCCACATCATCAACGAAGGCTGGGCCACTTTCGTCGAGGCCGAACTGCTGCGCGAGGTGCTGACCAGCCGGGAGTGGGCCAGCGTGGGTGTCCAGCTGTGTAACCGCCCCGCCCCCTACACCATCGGCTACGCCCTGTTCCAGCGGGTGAAGAACGACCGGGGCTTCGACCGGGCGCTGGAGATACGCACCTATTACGAGGACATCCGGCTGATCGACGAGGTGCTGACAGAGGAGATGGTGCGGGCCCTGGACATCTTCGTCTACGATCCCAAGGAGAAGCAGAAGTCCTACGACCTGCAGCGGGTCAAGGAGATGCTCATCACCCAGAAGCTGTTCAAGGGCGAGCCCTACATCGAGGTGGAGCCGGGACCGCACCAGCGTGAACTGGTCCTGGTCCACCGCGACGAAGAGCGCAAGCTGGACAGCAAGCGCGTGGGGTTGTTCCTGAAGGCCGTCTACCTGCTCTGGCGCAATCCGGTCCGCCTGCGGGCCAACGGCAAACTCTACACCTACGACCGCCGCGGGTTCAGCACCACCTGA
- a CDS encoding LysM peptidoglycan-binding domain-containing C40 family peptidase yields MIIVVAWALFFPAPAFAAATHTVGNGDTLSAIAARYGVSTAELIAANPLPDSDRLRAGRRPVIPGRQARRPAARMGRLPSRGAAWTALLAAAARRHLGVRYRWGGRSPAGFDCSGFVSYVLRRVRVTVPRTTWALWTQGTPVARDQLEAGDLVFFTTTRPGPSHVGLYLGANQFVHASSGFGRVTVTSLEHRYYRARYLGARRF; encoded by the coding sequence TTGATCATTGTTGTCGCCTGGGCCCTGTTCTTCCCCGCCCCGGCCTTTGCCGCGGCAACCCACACCGTGGGAAACGGAGACACGCTGTCGGCGATCGCGGCCCGCTACGGCGTCTCCACCGCGGAACTCATCGCGGCCAACCCTCTGCCCGATTCGGACCGGCTGCGCGCCGGCCGGCGGCCGGTTATCCCCGGGCGCCAGGCCCGGCGTCCGGCTGCCCGGATGGGCCGCCTTCCGTCGCGCGGCGCGGCGTGGACCGCCCTGCTGGCCGCCGCGGCGCGCCGCCACCTGGGTGTGCGCTATCGGTGGGGGGGCAGGTCGCCCGCGGGATTCGACTGCTCGGGGTTCGTCAGTTATGTCCTGCGGAGGGTACGGGTCACCGTGCCGCGCACGACCTGGGCATTGTGGACGCAGGGCACCCCCGTGGCGCGCGACCAGCTGGAAGCGGGGGATCTCGTCTTCTTCACCACGACGCGGCCGGGCCCCAGCCACGTCGGGCTCTACCTGGGCGCCAACCAGTTCGTGCACGCCTCCAGCGGCTTCGGTCGTGTCACCGTGACATCCCTGGAGCACCGGTACTACAGGGCGCGGTACCTGGGGGCCCGCCGGTTCTAA